GACCAGGAAATTTATTTTGGATACCTATAAAGGGGCGATTATCCCAGCTTTTTGAGCCATTTGGATAAAATTCATCTTTAAGATGAATGGGGTGTTTTAGGCACTAATAAAAAACTCTTTTCTCATTGAGCATTAAAAACGCTAAAAGTCTTTTTAAAATAAAACGAAAAGAGCTTGCGTTAATCAAGCAACAATTTCTTAAAAAAGCGTTATTTCTTAAGGGGGGGGAATAGCGCAAAATAACCCCTTATCCTTTTAAGAAAATCATGATAAAATCTAAAACGATGAAGCAAAACAACTAAAACCCTATTTTTAAAAAGATTAAACAAGACTTCAGCTATTAATATGCGATTAGAATAAAGCCAAACATACAGCAAGCCTAAATCTCATTGAAGTTACGCTTTTAGAATGTTCTTTAATAAAGACCAGTTTTAAACCACCCGTTAGACTGAGTTATAGAGCGGTGAAACAAGTTGGAAACAAGTTGGCTAATGGTCTTTAGCGTTTAAAGGGTTGCGTTTTTGAAAAGGTTTAAAATTTTATTAAAGATAGCCAAGCTCATAGAGTTTATTGCTCATTTTCACTAACAAGCCTCCTAGTTTTGACCCCCCTTCCCCATGTTCTACTAAAATAGTGATAGCGTATTTGGGTTTTTCATAAGGCAAAAATGCAGTAATCCACGCATGGGATCGATGGAAATATTCCATATCCTTTTCTTTCATGCGGTTGACGATGTTTTGAGCGATTTCCACGACTTGCGCGGTGCCGGTTTTACACGCTAAAGTAACCTTAGAACCTCTTGTGGAATGATAAGCCGTGCCGTCTTTATGGTTACACACTTCATACATGCCCACGCGCAAGGCTTGGAGCTTCTTTTTTTGAAAGCTATTTAGGGGGTCTTTGAGCGGTTGTTGGTTGTTGATAGCAAAATGAGGCGTCGCCAGTTTGCCTGTCGCAATGAGTCCCGTGTAGGCTAGCACTTGTAAGGGCGTGGCTAAAAAAGAGCCTTGCCCAATAGCGGTAATGAGCGTGTCCCCAACGCGCCAATCTTGATTGAAGCGTTTGAGTTTCCACAAATTATCCGGCACAATCCCCACAAATTCATTCGGCAAATCAACGCCCGTTTTTTCCCCAAAGCCCACTTCCCTTAAGGTTTTAGAGAGTTTTTCTATAGAGATTTCAAGCCCAAACTTATAAAAATACACATCCACAGACTCCCTAATGGCTTTATACAAATTGGAATTGCCATGCCCTGTTTTTTTCCAGTCTCTGAATTTGCGCTTACCCACTTCAATAAAAGGCGGTGTGGGGATAGTGGTGTTTTCTGTGATATGAAGGTTTTCTAAAAAGCTCAAGCCCACGCCCATTTTAACCACAGATCCCGGCGGATACAAGGCGTTAGCGAAGCGGTTTAGTAAGGGGTTATAAATATCATCTTGAAGTTTTTGCCATTTGTCTTGACTGATCCCGCCTACAAAATCGTTCAAATTGTATTCAGGGTAACTTCCTGCAACGAGCAATTCCCCATTTTCCGCATCCATCACTAAAATAGCCCCCCTTTTATTTTCAAAGAGCTTGTCCGCTTCTTTTTGCAAGCGTTTGTCTAAACTCAATTGCAAGTGGTTATTGGTGCTTGGCGGCACTACTTCTAAAGTGGCTAATTCTTGATTGAGCGCATTGACGCGCATGATTTTATAGCCCACCTTGCCTTGTAAAAGCTTGTTGTATTCTTTTTCAATACCGGTTTTGCCC
The Helicobacter pylori genome window above contains:
- the mrdA gene encoding penicillin-binding protein 2, with the translated sequence MKNLRYKLLLFVFIGFWGLLVLNLFILSVKNQEYYEKLAERNMTKKEFLVPTRGDITDRNDEFLATNELVFGVFLPSRLKQKELLEKIEIIQKFFPNFSKETLLNNYQKENSLYNHNLIKVVGFIPYAAMQPLYAKLIQTQGIFVLPLDKRYYPNNALASHVLGYVGVASLQDLKDDEENQYSQIVGKTGIEKEYNKLLQGKVGYKIMRVNALNQELATLEVVPPSTNNHLQLSLDKRLQKEADKLFENKRGAILVMDAENGELLVAGSYPEYNLNDFVGGISQDKWQKLQDDIYNPLLNRFANALYPPGSVVKMGVGLSFLENLHITENTTIPTPPFIEVGKRKFRDWKKTGHGNSNLYKAIRESVDVYFYKFGLEISIEKLSKTLREVGFGEKTGVDLPNEFVGIVPDNLWKLKRFNQDWRVGDTLITAIGQGSFLATPLQVLAYTGLIATGKLATPHFAINNQQPLKDPLNSFQKKKLQALRVGMYEVCNHKDGTAYHSTRGSKVTLACKTGTAQVVEIAQNIVNRMKEKDMEYFHRSHAWITAFLPYEKPKYAITILVEHGEGGSKLGGLLVKMSNKLYELGYL